The proteins below are encoded in one region of Candidatus Planktophila lacus:
- a CDS encoding ABC transporter ATP-binding protein gives MPQLAISVSDLSKKYDSGFAVSHTNFEVPAGTICGFVGPNGAGKTTTIRMLLGLISPSGGTGRILGEPITSPEKYLSQVGAMIEGPAFYPALSGAENLKVLATLGGFPLERVDQLLAQVGLADRGKSKYKTYSLGMKQRLGIAAALLPNPKLLILDEPTNGLDPEGIQEIRQLLRSLADGGTTVFVSSHLLSELEIISEYLVMLRKGEVVFAGAMQDLFDAQQPFMLVKTEKLSDLEKIISLAEGAGHKAHIRDGVAHIEGPAEWAGVLNKLAFEAGILLTQLSPQLPNLEETFFEMTGDQK, from the coding sequence ATGCCTCAATTAGCGATATCCGTTAGCGATTTAAGTAAGAAATATGACTCTGGCTTTGCCGTTTCACATACCAATTTTGAGGTGCCAGCCGGAACGATCTGCGGATTTGTTGGCCCAAATGGCGCTGGTAAGACAACGACGATCCGCATGTTGCTCGGACTTATCTCACCTAGCGGTGGCACGGGGCGCATCTTGGGTGAGCCGATTACATCTCCAGAGAAATATCTCTCTCAAGTAGGGGCGATGATCGAAGGCCCTGCTTTCTATCCAGCTCTATCTGGCGCTGAGAATCTAAAAGTTCTAGCAACCCTTGGAGGCTTTCCCCTTGAACGTGTAGATCAATTACTCGCACAAGTTGGGCTCGCTGATCGCGGAAAATCAAAGTACAAAACTTACTCACTTGGTATGAAACAGCGCTTGGGTATCGCAGCTGCACTTCTGCCAAATCCAAAGCTTTTGATTTTAGATGAACCAACTAATGGATTAGATCCTGAAGGAATTCAAGAGATTCGCCAACTTCTTCGTTCGCTGGCAGATGGCGGTACAACAGTATTTGTTTCATCACATTTACTTTCAGAGTTAGAAATCATTAGCGAGTATTTGGTTATGTTGCGAAAGGGAGAAGTAGTTTTTGCAGGCGCAATGCAAGACCTTTTCGATGCGCAGCAACCATTTATGCTGGTTAAGACTGAAAAGTTAAGCGATTTAGAAAAAATTATTTCTCTTGCCGAAGGCGCTGGGCATAAAGCACATATTCGCGATGGAGTTGCACATATTGAAGGACCTGCAGAATGGGCGGGAGTTCTAAATAAGTTGGCGTTTGAGGCCGGAATATTACTTACCCAGCTTTCACCGCAACTACCTAACCTCGAAGAAACTTTCTTTGAAATGACAGGAGATCAGAAATGA
- the metZ gene encoding O-succinylhomoserine sulfhydrylase: MSNEIWGYQPTNQRPAPDWEINPQTAAVRAGLARSGFGETSEALYLNSGFTYSSAQEAFDAFADETDHYLYSRFHNPTVQMFEKRLAAIEGAEYCVATGSGMSAMFASVACLVKAGDHVVASAAMFSSCHVVLTEILPKWGVTVELVKGNDSTVWAAALSKPTKVVFIESPSNPLMEIVDIRMVSDLAHKVGATVIVDNVMASPVLQKPLELGADVVMYSATKHIDGQGRVLAGAVLGSFSYIHEHLIPFNRHTGPSLSPFNAWVLLKSLETMEMRVQRMCENAHAIAEFLETRKEIKSVKYPGLKSHPDYVTVQKQMTGGGSTIGIEFAGSQKDAFAFMDALRIIDISNNLGDSKSLITHPSSTTHRRLAPDVQAEMGITPSVLRLSVGLEHVDDLIKDLTQAFKS; the protein is encoded by the coding sequence GTGAGTAATGAGATCTGGGGTTATCAACCAACCAATCAACGGCCTGCACCAGATTGGGAAATCAACCCTCAAACTGCAGCAGTGCGTGCCGGTCTTGCTCGTTCTGGTTTTGGCGAAACATCTGAGGCCCTTTATTTAAATAGTGGCTTTACATATTCCTCCGCGCAAGAAGCATTTGATGCATTCGCTGATGAGACAGATCATTACTTATATAGCCGTTTCCATAATCCGACAGTGCAGATGTTTGAAAAGCGTTTAGCAGCAATTGAAGGCGCAGAATATTGCGTTGCAACAGGTTCTGGAATGTCCGCCATGTTCGCATCTGTCGCCTGTCTTGTTAAAGCTGGAGATCACGTAGTCGCATCAGCCGCGATGTTTAGTTCTTGCCACGTTGTGTTAACTGAGATATTGCCCAAGTGGGGCGTTACCGTAGAGCTTGTAAAAGGAAATGACTCAACAGTTTGGGCTGCAGCGTTAAGCAAACCGACAAAAGTCGTCTTTATCGAATCTCCAAGTAATCCTTTAATGGAAATAGTTGATATCCGTATGGTTAGCGATCTGGCTCATAAAGTTGGCGCCACTGTGATCGTTGATAACGTTATGGCTTCTCCGGTTTTGCAGAAACCCCTTGAACTCGGTGCAGATGTAGTTATGTACTCCGCAACAAAACATATTGACGGTCAAGGGCGCGTACTTGCTGGAGCAGTTCTTGGTTCCTTCTCCTATATTCACGAACATTTAATTCCATTTAATCGCCACACTGGTCCATCACTAAGTCCTTTTAACGCCTGGGTGCTTTTAAAATCTTTAGAAACTATGGAGATGCGCGTTCAACGTATGTGTGAAAATGCCCATGCGATTGCTGAATTTCTAGAGACTCGCAAAGAGATTAAATCTGTTAAATACCCTGGGCTAAAGTCGCATCCAGATTATGTAACTGTTCAGAAGCAAATGACTGGCGGCGGAAGCACAATCGGGATCGAATTTGCTGGCAGCCAAAAAGATGCTTTCGCCTTTATGGATGCTCTGCGAATTATTGATATCTCTAACAATTTAGGCGATAGCAAATCACTTATTACCCACCCATCTTCTACAACTCATCGCCGTTTAGCGCCAGATGTTCAAGCCGAGATGGGTATTACTCCTTCAGTGCTTCGCCTGTCAGTTGGGCTAGAGCATGTAGATGATTTGATAAAGGATTTAACTCAAGCCTTTAAAAGTTGA
- a CDS encoding heme o synthase, with product MSTNSRLKPSVKVRGFVDLMKLRVVELLLVSTLPSMVLANEGLPSLTLTMATLIGGTLAAGSANAFNMVIESESDKLMKRTAKRPLATGVLTKAEALIFATLIGLISLLIFAVYTNALTTALTATAIVFYVWVYTILLKKRTPQNIVWGGAAGCMPALIGWAAVTNSLSVTAWSFFLVIFFWTPPHFWALAIKYKDDYAAAHIPMLPVVASKTHLLRQMWIYTIAMIASSVALIINAELQNWAMAVTVALGLVFAAQLRGLNEKSVNYEKTAGKIFQWSITYLSLLSVLLVAAQLLKA from the coding sequence GTGTCCACGAATTCACGCTTAAAACCTTCTGTAAAGGTTCGCGGATTTGTAGACCTCATGAAGTTACGCGTAGTCGAGCTTTTATTGGTTTCAACTCTTCCTTCGATGGTCTTAGCAAATGAAGGTCTGCCTTCACTCACCTTAACCATGGCAACTTTAATTGGTGGAACCCTCGCTGCCGGAAGTGCAAATGCATTTAACATGGTGATCGAATCCGAATCAGATAAGTTAATGAAGCGCACGGCAAAGCGGCCACTTGCAACTGGTGTACTTACAAAAGCCGAAGCGCTAATCTTTGCAACTTTAATTGGCTTGATATCACTTCTAATTTTTGCGGTATATACAAACGCGCTAACAACCGCACTAACTGCAACTGCAATTGTTTTCTACGTTTGGGTTTACACAATTTTGCTAAAGAAGCGCACTCCGCAGAATATTGTTTGGGGCGGGGCAGCAGGATGTATGCCAGCGCTAATCGGTTGGGCTGCTGTTACAAATTCGCTCTCGGTTACCGCGTGGTCTTTTTTCCTAGTTATCTTCTTCTGGACACCGCCTCATTTTTGGGCTTTAGCAATTAAATATAAGGATGACTACGCTGCCGCGCATATTCCAATGCTGCCAGTTGTAGCCAGTAAGACACATCTACTTCGTCAGATGTGGATCTATACAATTGCCATGATTGCTTCGTCAGTAGCGCTAATAATTAATGCAGAGCTACAGAACTGGGCGATGGCGGTTACGGTTGCACTGGGATTAGTTTTCGCCGCTCAACTCCGTGGCTTAAATGAAAAATCAGTAAATTATGAGAAAACTGCAGGAAAAATTTTTCAATGGTCTATTACTTACTTGAGCCTGCTATCTGTTTTGCTTGTTGCGGCTCAACTTTTAAAGGCTTGA